From the genome of Pelomonas sp. SE-A7, one region includes:
- the paaE gene encoding 1,2-phenylacetyl-CoA epoxidase subunit PaaE has translation MSLHFHPLKVLEVRPDTDEAVIVSFAVPPELAETFRFTQGQYLTLRADVDGQDLRRSYSICAGVDDGELRVGVRKVDGGRFSTWINEQLKAGDEVQVFPPQGRFGQSREGVAGRHHVGIAAGSGITPILSIMKTVLAREPGSRFTLIYGNRRPATTMFKEEIEDLKNRYLTRVALHHVFSREATDAPLQAGRIDAGKLAAFFASLVPAAGIDEAYVCGPFEMNEAAEAVLKASGVAEEHIHVERFGTVEMQTGRPVPHEVREGDADAAIVTVIRDGVSREIEFSKTDPSILDAAARAGMDVPFSCKSGVCSTCRCKLLEGEVRMDKNFALDKHELAAGFILSCQAHALTPRVVISFDER, from the coding sequence ATGAGCCTGCACTTCCATCCGCTCAAAGTCCTCGAAGTCCGGCCTGATACCGACGAGGCCGTCATCGTCTCGTTCGCCGTGCCGCCCGAGCTGGCCGAGACCTTCCGCTTCACGCAGGGGCAATACCTGACCCTGCGCGCCGATGTGGATGGCCAGGACCTGCGCCGCTCGTACTCGATCTGCGCCGGCGTCGATGATGGCGAGCTGCGCGTGGGCGTGCGCAAGGTCGATGGCGGCCGCTTCTCGACCTGGATCAACGAGCAGCTGAAGGCCGGCGATGAGGTCCAGGTCTTTCCGCCGCAGGGCCGTTTCGGCCAGTCGCGCGAGGGCGTGGCCGGGCGCCATCATGTCGGCATTGCCGCCGGCTCGGGCATCACGCCCATCCTCTCCATCATGAAGACCGTGCTGGCGCGCGAGCCCGGCAGCCGCTTCACCCTGATCTATGGCAACCGCCGCCCGGCCACGACCATGTTCAAGGAAGAGATCGAGGACCTGAAGAACCGCTACCTCACCCGCGTGGCCCTGCACCATGTGTTCTCGCGCGAAGCCACCGATGCGCCGCTGCAGGCCGGACGCATTGATGCGGGCAAGCTGGCGGCCTTCTTTGCCAGCCTGGTGCCGGCGGCCGGCATCGACGAGGCCTATGTCTGCGGCCCCTTCGAGATGAACGAGGCGGCCGAGGCCGTGCTCAAGGCCTCCGGCGTGGCCGAGGAGCACATCCACGTGGAGCGCTTCGGCACCGTGGAGATGCAGACCGGCCGGCCCGTGCCCCACGAGGTGCGCGAGGGCGATGCGGATGCAGCCATCGTCACCGTGATACGCGACGGCGTCAGCCGCGAGATCGAGTTCAGCAAGACCGACCCGAGCATCCTGGATGCCGCCGCCCGCGCCGGCATGGACGTACCTTTCTCCTGCAAGAGCGGGGTCTGCTCGACCTGCCGCTGCAAGCTGCTGGAAGGCGAGGTGCGCATGGACAAGAACTTCGCGCTGGACAAGCACGAGCTGGCGGCCGGCTTCATCCTCAGCTGCCAGGCCCATGCGCTGACCCCGCGCGTGGTGATCTCCTTCGACGAGCGATAA
- the paaD gene encoding 1,2-phenylacetyl-CoA epoxidase subunit PaaD, with protein sequence MSPLPLANTCGRLEAAWEVLRQIPDPEVPVITLAELGIVRDLRETAGGLEVVLTPTYSGCPATELIQDDVRAALAAFGEIEIVMQRAPAWTTDWISEEGRQKLKDYGIAPPGPASGPQPIRLVHRAALTQLACPRCGSEHTEKLSAFGSTACKALYRCLSCREPFEHFKPI encoded by the coding sequence ATGAGCCCGCTGCCGCTGGCCAATACCTGCGGACGGCTGGAAGCCGCCTGGGAGGTGCTGCGCCAGATTCCCGACCCCGAGGTGCCGGTGATCACGCTGGCCGAGTTGGGCATAGTCCGCGACCTGCGCGAGACGGCGGGCGGCCTGGAGGTCGTGCTGACACCCACGTACTCCGGCTGCCCCGCCACCGAGCTGATCCAGGACGATGTGCGCGCCGCGCTGGCCGCCTTCGGCGAGATCGAGATCGTGATGCAGCGCGCGCCCGCCTGGACCACGGACTGGATCAGCGAAGAAGGACGGCAGAAGCTGAAGGACTACGGAATCGCGCCGCCCGGGCCGGCCAGCGGCCCGCAGCCTATCCGCCTCGTGCATCGCGCCGCGCTGACCCAGCTGGCCTGCCCGCGCTGCGGCTCGGAGCACACCGAGAAGCTCTCGGCCTTCGGTTCCACGGCCTGCAAGGCGCTGTACCGCTGCCTTAGCTGCCGCGAGCCCTTTGAACATTTCAAACCGATCTGA
- the paaC gene encoding 1,2-phenylacetyl-CoA epoxidase subunit PaaC: protein MSQQSIKVGNTPAVQYLLRIGDSCLVLAQRISEWCGHAPILEEDIALSNIALDLLGQARGLLTHAAKLDGQGHDEDQLAFLRDERQYLNPVLMELPRGDFAFTQLRNFGVATWLLLLWRRLETSSDAEVAAIAGKAVKEAAYHQQHAADWVVRLGDGTDESLRRMQAALATLWPYFNELFDADAVDAAAAAQGLGPAWSDLKDDWRAAFAEILQEAQLAVPKDSGFRSEGKVGMHSEHMGHLLTTLQYLQRSYPGGKW from the coding sequence ATGAGTCAGCAAAGCATCAAGGTCGGCAACACGCCGGCCGTCCAATACCTGCTCCGCATTGGCGACAGCTGCCTGGTCCTTGCCCAGCGCATCAGCGAATGGTGCGGCCATGCGCCCATCCTGGAAGAGGACATCGCGCTGTCCAACATCGCGCTGGACCTGCTCGGCCAGGCGCGCGGTCTGCTCACGCATGCCGCCAAGCTCGACGGCCAGGGCCATGACGAAGACCAGCTCGCCTTTCTGCGCGACGAGCGCCAGTACCTGAATCCGGTGCTGATGGAACTGCCGCGCGGCGACTTCGCGTTCACGCAGCTGCGCAATTTCGGCGTCGCCACCTGGCTGCTGCTGCTGTGGCGCCGGCTGGAGACCTCCTCGGATGCCGAGGTGGCGGCCATCGCCGGCAAGGCGGTCAAGGAAGCGGCCTACCACCAGCAGCATGCGGCCGACTGGGTCGTGCGCCTGGGCGATGGAACGGACGAATCGCTGCGGCGCATGCAGGCCGCACTGGCCACGCTCTGGCCTTACTTCAACGAGCTCTTCGATGCCGATGCGGTGGATGCTGCTGCGGCCGCGCAAGGCCTCGGCCCGGCCTGGTCCGACCTGAAGGACGACTGGCGTGCCGCGTTTGCCGAGATCCTGCAAGAGGCACAGCTGGCTGTTCCGAAGGACAGCGGCTTCCGCAGCGAAGGCAAGGTCGGCATGCACAGCGAGCACATGGGTCATCTGCTGACCACCTTGCAGTACCTGCAGCGCAGCTACCCCGGAGGCAAGTGGTAA
- the paaB gene encoding 1,2-phenylacetyl-CoA epoxidase subunit PaaB: MSTTNTTQNEWPLWEVFVRNKAGLDHKHCGSLHAADSKMALQMARDVYTRRQEGTSIWVVLSSQIVASDPGEKGMFFDPMEDKVYRHPTFYELPDALNHM; the protein is encoded by the coding sequence ATGAGCACGACCAACACCACGCAGAACGAATGGCCGCTGTGGGAGGTCTTTGTCCGCAACAAGGCGGGCCTGGACCACAAGCATTGCGGCAGCCTGCATGCGGCTGACTCCAAGATGGCCTTGCAGATGGCCCGCGATGTCTACACCCGCCGCCAGGAAGGCACGAGCATCTGGGTCGTGCTCTCGAGCCAGATCGTGGCCAGCGACCCGGGCGAGAAGGGCATGTTCTTCGACCCGATGGAAGACAAGGTCTACCGCCATCCGACCTTCTACGAGCTGCCCGACGCTCTGAATCACATGTGA
- the paaA gene encoding 1,2-phenylacetyl-CoA epoxidase subunit PaaA, which produces MYTQAMSVGPQDQASKVRSAEDAQREEAFEARIAAGDFIEAKDWMPEHYRKTLVRQISQHAHSECVGMLPEGNWITRAPTLKRKAILLAKVQDEAGHGLYLYSAAETLGTSRDQMLDALHTGKAKYSSIFNYPTTTWADIGVIGWLVDGAAIMNQVPLCRCSYAPYARAMIRVCREESFHQRQGYESLLVIMKEGTPEQKAMVQDAVNRWWWPSLMMFGPADKDSPNSEQSMRWGIKRISNDDLRQKFVDATIPQAEILGVTVPDPDLKWNAERDSYDFGAIDWAEFWRVVNGDGPMNRERLGARVKAWEDGAWVREAALAHARKQATKEQAA; this is translated from the coding sequence ATGTACACCCAAGCCATGAGCGTCGGTCCACAAGACCAGGCGAGCAAGGTCCGCAGCGCCGAAGACGCGCAACGCGAGGAAGCCTTCGAGGCCCGCATCGCGGCCGGCGATTTCATCGAGGCCAAGGACTGGATGCCCGAGCACTACCGCAAGACGCTCGTGCGCCAGATCAGCCAGCATGCGCATTCCGAGTGCGTGGGCATGCTGCCCGAGGGCAACTGGATCACCCGCGCGCCGACGCTGAAGCGCAAGGCCATTCTGCTGGCCAAGGTGCAGGACGAAGCCGGCCACGGGCTTTATCTTTATTCGGCCGCCGAGACGCTAGGCACCAGCCGTGACCAGATGCTGGACGCGCTGCACACCGGCAAGGCCAAGTACAGCTCGATCTTCAACTACCCGACGACGACCTGGGCCGACATAGGCGTGATCGGCTGGCTGGTGGATGGCGCGGCCATCATGAACCAGGTGCCGCTGTGCCGCTGCTCCTACGCGCCCTATGCGCGGGCCATGATCCGCGTCTGCCGCGAAGAGAGCTTCCATCAGCGCCAGGGCTATGAGTCGCTGCTGGTGATCATGAAAGAAGGCACGCCCGAGCAGAAGGCCATGGTGCAGGACGCCGTGAACCGCTGGTGGTGGCCCTCGCTGATGATGTTCGGCCCGGCCGACAAGGACTCGCCGAACTCCGAGCAGTCCATGCGCTGGGGCATCAAGCGCATCTCCAATGACGACCTGCGCCAGAAGTTCGTCGACGCCACCATCCCGCAGGCCGAGATCCTCGGCGTGACCGTGCCGGACCCCGACCTGAAGTGGAACGCCGAGCGCGACTCCTACGACTTCGGCGCCATCGACTGGGCCGAGTTCTGGCGTGTGGTCAATGGCGACGGCCCGATGAACCGCGAACGCCTCGGCGCCCGGGTCAAGGCCTGGGAAGACGGTGCCTGGGTGCGTGAGGCCGCACTCGCCCACGCCCGCAAGCAAGCTACCAAGGAACAAGCAGCATGA
- the paaK gene encoding phenylacetate--CoA ligase PaaK encodes MPVKHPAPGDLEPIEKASKDELQALQLQRLRWTLQHAYDNVPHYQAAFDAKGVHPADLKSLADLAKFPFTTKKDLRDNYPFGMFAVPREKVARIHASSGTTGKPTVVGYTQSDIDTWAHLVARSIRASGGRPGDIVHVAYGYGLFTGGLGAHYGAERAGCTVIPMSGGQTEKQVQLIQDFRPDIIMVTPSYMQVIIEEFERQGLDPRQMSVKVGIFGAEPWTEAMRREIEAKAGIDAVDIYGLSEVMGPGVANECIESKDGPVIWEDHFYPEIIDPETGVVLPDGAEGELVFTSLSKQALPIIRYRTRDLTRLLPPTSRSMRRMGKIVGRSDDMLIIRGVNLFPTQIEELVLAESQLSGQYQIVVSRDGNLDEVEVRCELQPAAAGADVGAVAKSLQHRIKTLIGVSTKVVVGAPDSIERTLVGKARRVIDKRPK; translated from the coding sequence ATGCCCGTGAAGCACCCCGCGCCAGGCGACCTGGAGCCGATCGAGAAGGCCAGCAAGGACGAGTTGCAGGCCCTGCAGCTGCAGCGCCTTCGCTGGACGCTGCAGCATGCCTACGACAACGTGCCGCACTACCAGGCGGCCTTCGATGCCAAGGGTGTCCATCCGGCCGACCTGAAGTCGCTTGCGGACCTGGCCAAGTTTCCTTTCACGACCAAGAAGGACCTGCGCGATAACTACCCGTTCGGCATGTTCGCCGTGCCGCGCGAGAAGGTGGCCCGCATCCACGCCAGCTCTGGAACGACCGGCAAGCCCACCGTGGTGGGCTACACCCAGTCCGACATCGACACCTGGGCCCACCTGGTGGCCCGCTCGATCCGCGCCTCGGGCGGCCGGCCCGGCGACATCGTCCACGTGGCCTATGGCTACGGCCTGTTCACCGGCGGACTGGGCGCGCATTACGGCGCCGAGCGCGCTGGCTGCACCGTCATCCCCATGTCGGGCGGCCAGACCGAGAAGCAGGTGCAGCTGATCCAGGACTTCAGGCCCGACATCATCATGGTCACGCCCAGCTACATGCAGGTGATCATCGAAGAGTTCGAGCGCCAGGGCCTGGACCCGCGCCAGATGTCGGTCAAGGTCGGCATCTTCGGCGCCGAGCCCTGGACCGAGGCCATGCGCCGCGAGATCGAGGCCAAGGCCGGCATCGACGCGGTGGACATCTACGGCCTCTCCGAAGTGATGGGCCCGGGCGTGGCCAACGAGTGCATAGAGTCCAAGGACGGACCGGTGATCTGGGAGGACCATTTCTATCCCGAGATCATCGACCCCGAGACCGGCGTCGTGCTGCCCGACGGGGCCGAAGGCGAGCTGGTCTTCACCTCGCTGAGCAAGCAGGCCCTGCCCATCATCCGCTACCGCACCCGCGACCTGACCCGCCTGCTGCCGCCCACGTCGCGCAGCATGCGCCGCATGGGCAAGATCGTCGGCCGCAGCGACGACATGCTGATCATCCGCGGCGTCAACCTGTTCCCGACGCAGATCGAGGAGCTGGTGCTGGCGGAATCGCAGCTGTCGGGCCAGTACCAGATCGTGGTCAGCCGCGATGGCAATCTGGATGAAGTGGAAGTGCGCTGCGAGCTGCAGCCCGCCGCCGCGGGTGCCGATGTCGGCGCGGTGGCCAAGTCGCTGCAGCACCGCATCAAGACCTTGATCGGCGTCAGCACCAAGGTGGTGGTCGGTGCGCCAGACTCGATCGAGCGGACGCTCGTCGGCAAGGCCCGGCGTGTGATCGACAAGAGACCCAAGTAA
- the paaI gene encoding hydroxyphenylacetyl-CoA thioesterase PaaI: protein MDAQQIAERVRDAMFANDRASKGLGMEIVAISPGAATLTMTVREDMLNGLDICHGGLITTLADSAFAFACNAYNEMTVASGFDVSIVAPGRLGDVLTAKAEEVQLSGRTGVYDIRVRNQRDELIALFRGRSYRLKGKPVVRIEE from the coding sequence ATGGATGCACAGCAAATCGCCGAGCGCGTCCGCGACGCCATGTTCGCCAACGACCGGGCCAGCAAGGGCCTGGGCATGGAGATCGTCGCCATCTCGCCGGGTGCTGCCACGCTGACCATGACGGTGCGCGAGGACATGCTCAACGGCCTGGACATCTGCCACGGCGGCCTGATCACCACGCTGGCCGATTCGGCCTTTGCCTTCGCCTGCAATGCCTACAACGAGATGACCGTGGCCTCGGGCTTCGACGTCAGCATCGTGGCGCCGGGCAGGCTGGGCGACGTGCTCACCGCCAAGGCCGAGGAAGTGCAGCTGTCCGGCCGCACCGGCGTCTACGACATCCGCGTGCGCAACCAGCGCGACGAATTGATAGCCCTGTTCCGCGGCCGGTCCTACCGGTTGAAGGGCAAACCCGTGGTCCGCATCGAGGAGTAA
- a CDS encoding enoyl-CoA hydratase-related protein, which translates to MSEPGSASALMIRDEGAVRLITLNRPAALNAFTAAMLAELRQALADAAEDAGVKAVLITGEGRAFSAGQDLADPMVAPDPTGKPRDISRQLDEYYIPLALQLRAMPIPTVAAVNGVAAGAGANLALGCDIVLAGEGASFIQAFAKIGLIPDCGGTWLLPRLVGRAKALQLALLGDKLKAAEAVSLGLIARAVPDAELMSEALATAQKLAAMPSRALAETRRLIDQAMTLDFEDALRVEALTQGELGFAHDYSEGVRAFMEKRAPEFKDR; encoded by the coding sequence ATGTCTGAACCTGGTTCGGCAAGCGCCTTGATGATCCGTGACGAGGGCGCCGTGCGCCTGATCACGCTGAACCGGCCGGCGGCACTGAATGCCTTCACTGCCGCCATGCTGGCCGAACTGCGCCAGGCCCTGGCCGATGCCGCCGAAGACGCGGGCGTGAAGGCCGTGCTGATCACCGGCGAGGGCCGGGCGTTCTCGGCCGGCCAGGACCTGGCCGATCCCATGGTGGCACCGGATCCCACCGGCAAGCCCAGGGACATCTCGCGCCAGCTCGACGAGTACTACATCCCGCTGGCCCTGCAGCTGCGCGCCATGCCGATTCCTACGGTCGCCGCGGTCAATGGCGTGGCCGCCGGGGCCGGTGCCAACCTGGCCCTGGGCTGCGACATCGTGCTGGCCGGCGAGGGCGCCAGCTTCATCCAGGCCTTCGCCAAGATCGGCCTGATCCCGGACTGCGGCGGCACCTGGCTGCTGCCGCGACTGGTCGGCCGCGCGAAGGCATTGCAGCTGGCCCTGCTGGGCGACAAGCTCAAGGCCGCCGAGGCCGTCAGCCTGGGCCTGATCGCCCGCGCCGTGCCCGATGCCGAGCTGATGAGCGAGGCCCTGGCGACGGCCCAGAAGCTGGCTGCCATGCCCAGCCGTGCTCTGGCCGAGACCCGCCGCCTGATCGACCAGGCGATGACCCTCGACTTCGAGGACGCGCTGCGGGTCGAGGCCCTGACGCAAGGCGAGCTGGGCTTTGCCCACGACTACAGCGAGGGCGTGCGCGCCTTCATGGAAAAGCGCGCTCCTGAATTCAAGGACCGTTGA
- a CDS encoding phenylacetic acid degradation protein PaaY: protein MPCYAIDGVTPVVHPSSHVHPTAVLIGDVIVGPGVYIGPCASLRGDFGRIVIHEGGNVQDCCVIHGFPESETVVETNGHIGHGAVLHGCVVRHDALVGMNAVVMDEAEVGAYSIVAASAFVRAGLKLPERSLIAGVPAKLVRELSEEEIGWKLAGTQTYQQLTRRCHASLTEVQPLAEPEADRPRLQIAKELKPLVATKR, encoded by the coding sequence ATGCCCTGCTATGCCATCGACGGCGTGACGCCGGTCGTCCATCCCAGCAGCCACGTGCATCCGACCGCCGTGCTGATAGGCGACGTCATCGTCGGCCCCGGCGTCTACATAGGCCCCTGCGCCTCGCTGCGCGGCGACTTCGGCCGCATCGTCATCCACGAGGGCGGCAACGTACAGGACTGCTGCGTGATCCATGGCTTCCCCGAATCCGAGACCGTGGTCGAGACCAACGGCCACATAGGCCATGGCGCCGTGCTGCACGGCTGCGTGGTGCGGCACGATGCCCTGGTCGGCATGAATGCCGTGGTGATGGACGAGGCCGAGGTCGGCGCGTATTCAATCGTCGCCGCCAGCGCCTTCGTGCGGGCCGGACTCAAGCTGCCCGAGCGCTCGCTGATCGCGGGCGTGCCGGCCAAGCTGGTTCGCGAGCTGAGCGAGGAAGAGATCGGCTGGAAGCTGGCCGGCACCCAGACCTACCAGCAGCTGACCCGGCGCTGCCACGCCTCGCTGACCGAGGTCCAGCCGCTGGCCGAGCCCGAGGCCGACCGGCCGCGGCTGCAGATCGCCAAGGAGCTCAAGCCCCTGGTGGCCACCAAGCGTTGA
- a CDS encoding diguanylate cyclase — MRFVRPPGISERWFRRLVVAFVVLAGVLATLSVTLHLRSLEQESAANDAQVDAGEIARGIQRRVNAHGEVLYGLAGLFNTGLSIDREAFRRYVERWQPRQRLPGFQAIQYVRAIRAGERQAFVAEQRADRSLPPELAARFDIRPPGDDEAYAIQYTEPIAGNEAALGLDLRSRPSHRSTMEHARDQARLLATERVALVQDPSGAPAFVMRLPVYRHGPVPADVAGRRAALQGFVAVVYRVGDLVEGLLDATVTERVRIVVHDAGLDDERSMDWLPAPANLMYDSDPAAGNPARALEEPRMIRRVVDVGGRSWFVYIVPRAKAYQGEMTAVVVAGGGGALVTMLTAVLAAAWLASRDNAKRLGRLTQEQQAVFDNALSGIVHVRGRLLHRCNEKFAAILGYKAHELADRPSEQLFESAAAQQRFMAEARERHQNEQALEFELALRAKTGALVCCSIHGRMLGNGDSRDSIWVIDDLTEQRANAARVAEQNLAIAHANAELQANLDRLLLQQRHVELLARMSNTLQVCQSAQEVAQVASTDCAELFEGLGGSLYLLDAESGQLSLARQWGGAAAGPTEVSAQDCWALRRSRPYWSAAGGLRCRHVGCDAPYACLPLTAMNELLGLLCLQAPAGVELPSEQGLASATAEQLALTLANVRMRERLRDQAVRDKLTGLFNRRYLDESLQRELARARRLKRALAVILIDVDHFKSFNDQHGHEFGDQVLAAVGRCMARQTRASDLACRYGGEEFVLLMPEADLSAAQQRAEALRVAMEALVLQGPGKGRLQVTASFGVAVFKGEDQGAAELLARADAALYRAKHEGRNRVCWDPA; from the coding sequence TTGAGATTCGTTCGACCCCCTGGCATCAGCGAGCGCTGGTTTCGGCGCCTGGTGGTGGCTTTCGTGGTGCTGGCTGGTGTCCTGGCGACGCTGTCGGTGACCCTGCATCTGCGTTCCCTGGAGCAGGAGAGCGCGGCCAATGACGCCCAGGTGGATGCGGGCGAGATCGCGCGCGGCATTCAGCGCCGTGTCAATGCGCATGGCGAAGTCCTCTACGGGCTGGCGGGCCTGTTCAATACCGGACTGAGCATCGATCGCGAGGCGTTTCGTCGCTACGTGGAGCGCTGGCAGCCCAGACAGCGACTGCCGGGCTTTCAGGCCATCCAGTACGTGCGCGCGATCCGGGCCGGCGAGCGCCAGGCCTTTGTCGCCGAGCAGCGGGCGGACCGCAGCCTGCCGCCCGAGCTGGCGGCGCGCTTCGACATCCGGCCGCCCGGCGATGACGAGGCCTATGCAATCCAGTACACCGAACCCATTGCCGGCAATGAGGCGGCCTTGGGCCTGGACCTGCGCTCGCGCCCCAGCCACCGGTCGACCATGGAGCACGCCCGTGACCAGGCTCGGCTGCTGGCAACCGAGCGCGTGGCGCTGGTTCAGGATCCCAGTGGCGCGCCGGCGTTTGTGATGCGCCTGCCGGTCTATCGCCACGGTCCGGTACCGGCGGACGTGGCCGGACGGCGTGCAGCCTTGCAGGGCTTTGTGGCCGTCGTCTACAGGGTCGGCGACCTGGTGGAAGGGCTGCTCGATGCCACGGTGACCGAACGGGTTCGCATCGTGGTCCACGACGCCGGCCTGGACGACGAACGCAGCATGGACTGGCTGCCGGCGCCGGCCAATCTGATGTACGACAGCGATCCGGCAGCCGGCAACCCCGCTCGCGCGCTGGAGGAGCCGCGGATGATTCGGCGCGTGGTCGACGTCGGCGGGCGGAGCTGGTTCGTCTACATCGTTCCGCGCGCCAAGGCCTACCAGGGAGAAATGACTGCCGTGGTCGTCGCCGGCGGCGGCGGAGCCCTGGTCACCATGCTGACCGCTGTGCTGGCCGCGGCCTGGCTGGCATCCCGCGACAACGCCAAGCGGCTTGGGCGTTTGACCCAGGAGCAGCAGGCCGTCTTCGACAACGCGCTGAGCGGCATCGTCCATGTGCGTGGCCGACTGCTGCATCGATGCAATGAGAAATTCGCCGCCATCCTGGGCTACAAGGCGCACGAACTGGCAGACCGGCCGTCGGAGCAGCTGTTCGAGTCGGCGGCTGCGCAGCAGCGCTTCATGGCCGAGGCGCGCGAGCGGCACCAGAACGAGCAGGCGCTGGAATTCGAACTTGCCCTGAGGGCCAAGACGGGAGCGCTGGTCTGCTGCTCCATCCATGGGCGCATGCTGGGCAATGGTGATTCTCGCGACTCGATCTGGGTCATAGACGACCTGACCGAGCAGCGCGCCAACGCGGCTCGCGTGGCCGAACAGAACCTGGCCATCGCCCATGCCAACGCCGAGCTGCAGGCCAACCTGGACCGCCTGCTGCTGCAGCAGCGGCATGTGGAGCTGCTGGCGCGGATGAGCAACACGCTGCAGGTGTGCCAGTCGGCGCAGGAGGTGGCCCAGGTGGCCTCCACCGACTGTGCCGAACTGTTCGAGGGACTGGGCGGATCGCTCTACCTGCTGGACGCTGAATCAGGCCAGCTGAGTCTTGCACGACAGTGGGGCGGCGCTGCTGCGGGGCCGACCGAGGTGTCCGCGCAGGATTGCTGGGCCTTGCGCCGTTCGCGTCCGTACTGGAGTGCGGCCGGAGGCCTGCGCTGCCGCCATGTCGGTTGTGACGCGCCGTACGCCTGCCTGCCTCTGACGGCCATGAACGAGTTGCTGGGCTTGCTGTGCTTGCAGGCACCTGCCGGCGTCGAGCTGCCCTCGGAACAAGGCCTCGCGAGCGCCACCGCCGAGCAACTGGCGCTGACCTTGGCCAATGTGCGCATGCGAGAGCGCCTGCGCGACCAGGCGGTAAGAGACAAGCTGACCGGCCTCTTCAATCGACGCTATCTCGACGAGAGCCTGCAACGTGAGCTGGCCCGGGCCCGCCGCCTGAAGCGCGCGCTGGCCGTGATCCTGATCGACGTCGACCATTTCAAGAGCTTCAACGATCAGCACGGACACGAGTTTGGTGACCAGGTGCTGGCTGCCGTCGGCCGCTGCATGGCCAGGCAGACGCGCGCGTCCGACCTGGCCTGCCGCTATGGGGGCGAGGAGTTCGTCCTGCTGATGCCCGAGGCCGACCTGTCGGCTGCGCAGCAGCGGGCAGAAGCGCTGCGCGTGGCCATGGAGGCGCTGGTGTTGCAGGGGCCAGGCAAGGGCCGGCTTCAGGTCACGGCCTCGTTCGGCGTGGCTGTCTTCAAGGGCGAGGACCAGGGGGCCGCCGAACTGCTCGCGCGGGCCGATGCCGCGCTCTACAGGGCCAAGCACGAAGGGCGCAATCGAGTCTGCTGGGACCCGGCCTGA